A genome region from Marinifilum sp. JC120 includes the following:
- a CDS encoding CoA activase: MNSIGIDIGYSSVKVAVLDEQRNIISSRYILHKGRPIQMLAEMLDDLKPKLDTEELYGAVVGSGGKVFAGEGLVHGANDLAAVVEGAQLLAPSCSSIIEIGGQRAGFITGFSKEIKSGIEFSLNPDCSAGTGSFLEEQASRIGIEIEDYSRIESKANSTPRIAGRCSVFAKTDITHHQQEGVSIPDILRGLAYATARNYRNAVMRGLPKRAPFFFAGGVSRNKAIVSALLKVLDLNDDQLIIHQQGKVAGAVGAAVIARKERRTLNLALLQDFLKNSCGPIICAEEKVVLPALAGYGIADGSGKHICRDISLETESVDCWVGVDVGSTSTNVVLVDSGNRVLGYRYLRTAGDPVKAVKRGLAELGEDFAGKVNVLGAATTGSGRNMTGRLIGADIIKDEITAQARAAVSFCPDVDTVFEIGGQDSKFISIKNGAVSDFQMNKVCAAGTGSFIEEQAKKIGIALDDYAEIAFKSEAPLNLGERCTVFMETSIAAHLAQGDPIEDIAAGLCYSIIKNYTNRVVGRKKVGKKILLQGGVAYNQAIINAFRAVHGMDVQVPPFFSVTGAVGAAIIAREEMKGATSFKGFCLENEQPDLVEVEAEPQFAPGSFNKQVQDFIFRDYDGTIDPQKKTVGMPRTLFTFGMFPMFHTILKRMGVNVVLSDPTSNETIRLAQEYSLDETCYPVKLINGHAAQLVERGVDFLFFPDLFTAFHPNSKSRQTYGCAYMQLAFKIISEAMKLEEKNIKLLSPTLAFNQGPDFMKNVFADLGRQLGKTPEESGAAVQFGMDYFREYQKRMSHRGRETLNSLDPNSKAFVLISKIYGVADPVLNMGIPDKLAEMGYRTIPLFDLPESDIFMEHPNMFWPFGQHMLAAAKLVAKHPNLYPIFLTHHGCGPDTVFAHYYGEILKDKPSLTIEVDEHSSSVGVQTRVEAFVNSLSRVPEREALAVEEYVNLGSADPVNIQTDCSQLGSRPLLLPDFYPYSDIGCAMLQASGIDARVIPAASKESVDIGRRFSSGNEYFSLTALLGEVLSSLQKDVGAVSPAVLIPQNEGAEVDGQYSRFMRCVFDQEGLENVQLISPFMEELRVLNDDDARKLFLCLLAGDLVLLTPPALRAETLEFVLRLASRGQLGIEKLESTARIIRESLARQDYEGAIMAIGEPLVLFKSLLNDNTFDRLEEQGRRVIYAPLSEYVWNHWYDYYNFNKVDSHSSLRSNIAQFKEYLGRISDLLGEFSHYESSFGSLKKTADRGLGYYAGGFGRYRGAKIMERVAGVKGVISVTSMYENTGISLGILKDRLDDKPYAPILSLTFDGNRNENNRLKVDSFLYNL, translated from the coding sequence ATGAACAGCATAGGCATAGATATCGGTTACTCCTCGGTAAAAGTGGCTGTTCTTGATGAACAGCGGAATATAATCAGTAGTAGGTATATACTCCACAAAGGGCGTCCAATCCAGATGCTGGCTGAAATGCTGGATGATTTGAAGCCGAAACTTGATACGGAGGAACTTTACGGGGCAGTTGTCGGTTCCGGTGGGAAGGTCTTCGCCGGAGAAGGGTTGGTCCATGGGGCAAACGATCTGGCTGCCGTTGTGGAAGGAGCGCAATTGCTGGCTCCCTCCTGCTCATCTATTATCGAAATCGGCGGTCAACGGGCCGGGTTTATTACCGGGTTTTCCAAGGAGATAAAGAGCGGGATAGAGTTTTCTCTTAATCCTGATTGTTCTGCCGGTACAGGTTCATTTCTTGAAGAGCAGGCTTCGCGTATAGGCATTGAGATTGAGGATTATTCTCGCATCGAATCCAAGGCAAATTCAACTCCCAGGATCGCCGGGAGATGCAGTGTCTTTGCCAAGACCGATATCACCCACCATCAGCAGGAAGGTGTATCCATTCCAGATATCCTGCGCGGGCTTGCTTATGCTACAGCCAGAAATTATCGCAATGCAGTCATGCGCGGGTTACCCAAACGCGCTCCGTTCTTTTTTGCCGGGGGAGTATCCCGGAACAAAGCCATTGTTTCTGCTCTGCTTAAGGTGCTGGATTTAAATGATGATCAGCTCATTATTCATCAACAGGGCAAAGTTGCCGGAGCTGTGGGAGCGGCGGTTATTGCCCGCAAAGAACGAAGAACATTAAATTTAGCACTGTTGCAGGATTTCTTAAAAAACAGTTGCGGCCCCATCATATGCGCGGAAGAGAAGGTCGTTCTGCCTGCACTGGCCGGTTACGGAATCGCAGATGGATCGGGCAAGCATATCTGCCGGGATATTTCTTTGGAAACTGAGTCCGTGGACTGCTGGGTAGGGGTGGATGTCGGTTCCACCAGTACCAACGTGGTGCTGGTAGATTCCGGCAATCGCGTACTCGGTTATCGTTATTTGCGTACTGCGGGCGATCCGGTCAAAGCGGTTAAAAGGGGGCTGGCCGAGCTCGGAGAGGATTTTGCCGGGAAAGTTAATGTTCTCGGCGCGGCAACCACCGGTTCTGGACGTAACATGACCGGGCGGCTTATTGGCGCGGATATAATCAAAGATGAAATCACAGCACAAGCCCGGGCTGCGGTCAGCTTTTGTCCGGATGTGGATACGGTCTTTGAGATTGGCGGGCAGGATTCAAAGTTCATTTCCATCAAGAACGGTGCTGTTTCAGATTTTCAGATGAACAAGGTCTGCGCCGCCGGGACCGGGTCATTTATTGAGGAGCAGGCTAAAAAGATCGGCATTGCACTGGACGATTACGCGGAGATTGCTTTCAAGAGTGAAGCCCCCCTTAATCTGGGTGAACGCTGCACCGTGTTCATGGAAACCAGCATTGCCGCACATCTCGCGCAGGGTGATCCAATTGAAGATATTGCCGCCGGGCTTTGCTATTCCATCATTAAAAATTACACCAACCGGGTGGTCGGCCGCAAAAAAGTAGGAAAGAAAATCCTTCTGCAAGGCGGAGTGGCCTACAATCAAGCCATTATCAATGCATTTCGCGCCGTCCACGGCATGGATGTACAGGTGCCGCCATTTTTCAGTGTGACCGGAGCTGTCGGCGCGGCTATCATTGCCCGCGAAGAGATGAAAGGGGCAACATCGTTTAAAGGGTTCTGCCTGGAAAATGAGCAGCCGGATTTAGTGGAAGTTGAAGCTGAGCCGCAATTCGCTCCCGGTTCATTCAACAAGCAGGTGCAGGACTTTATTTTTCGCGACTATGACGGAACAATTGATCCGCAGAAAAAGACTGTGGGTATGCCCCGTACTCTGTTTACTTTTGGTATGTTCCCCATGTTCCACACCATTCTTAAGAGGATGGGGGTGAATGTTGTTCTCTCTGACCCCACTTCCAATGAAACTATCAGGCTGGCGCAGGAATATTCCCTTGATGAAACCTGCTACCCGGTCAAGCTTATAAACGGGCATGCGGCCCAATTGGTGGAGCGGGGGGTGGATTTCCTGTTCTTCCCCGACCTTTTTACCGCTTTTCATCCCAATTCAAAGTCCCGTCAGACTTACGGTTGCGCTTACATGCAGCTGGCTTTCAAGATCATCAGCGAAGCTATGAAGCTGGAGGAAAAGAACATCAAGCTGCTTTCCCCGACGCTGGCATTTAATCAGGGACCTGATTTTATGAAGAATGTGTTTGCAGATCTTGGCAGGCAATTGGGCAAGACTCCGGAAGAGAGTGGGGCTGCCGTACAGTTCGGGATGGATTATTTCCGGGAATATCAAAAACGTATGAGCCACAGAGGCAGAGAGACTCTGAATTCCCTTGATCCCAACTCCAAGGCTTTTGTGCTTATCTCCAAGATATACGGAGTGGCCGACCCGGTGTTGAACATGGGCATCCCGGACAAACTTGCTGAAATGGGCTACCGGACTATTCCTCTTTTTGATCTCCCGGAATCGGATATTTTTATGGAGCATCCCAATATGTTCTGGCCTTTCGGTCAGCACATGTTAGCCGCTGCCAAATTGGTGGCCAAGCATCCCAACCTTTATCCCATATTCCTGACTCATCACGGTTGCGGACCGGATACGGTCTTTGCACATTATTACGGTGAAATCCTGAAGGACAAACCGTCCCTGACCATTGAGGTGGACGAGCACTCCTCCAGTGTGGGCGTACAGACTCGGGTGGAAGCCTTTGTAAACAGCTTGAGCAGGGTGCCGGAGCGAGAAGCGCTTGCTGTGGAGGAATATGTGAATCTGGGGTCTGCTGATCCGGTGAATATTCAGACGGATTGTTCGCAACTCGGTTCCCGTCCTTTGTTGTTGCCGGACTTTTATCCTTATTCCGATATCGGCTGCGCCATGCTTCAGGCCAGCGGGATTGATGCCCGGGTTATTCCTGCTGCTTCAAAAGAATCCGTGGATATAGGGCGCAGGTTTTCTTCAGGTAATGAATACTTTTCCCTGACAGCCTTGTTGGGGGAAGTTCTTTCTTCTTTGCAGAAGGATGTGGGCGCGGTCAGTCCGGCTGTGCTTATCCCCCAGAATGAGGGAGCTGAGGTGGATGGGCAATACAGCCGTTTTATGCGCTGCGTATTTGATCAGGAAGGGCTGGAGAATGTTCAGTTGATCTCTCCGTTTATGGAAGAGTTGCGGGTGCTTAACGATGATGATGCCCGCAAGCTTTTCCTTTGCCTGCTGGCTGGTGACCTTGTGCTGCTTACTCCTCCCGCTTTGCGGGCAGAGACACTTGAATTTGTGCTCCGTCTGGCCTCACGCGGGCAGTTGGGTATTGAAAAGCTTGAGTCCACAGCCCGGATTATTCGTGAAAGTCTTGCCCGGCAGGATTATGAGGGAGCGATCATGGCCATCGGCGAACCGCTGGTTCTTTTCAAGAGTCTGCTCAATGACAATACCTTTGACAGACTGGAAGAGCAGGGCCGCCGGGTCATTTATGCTCCTTTGAGTGAGTACGTTTGGAATCATTGGTATGACTATTACAATTTCAACAAGGTTGATTCGCATTCATCCCTGCGCAGTAATATTGCTCAATTTAAGGAGTATCTGGGTAGGATTTCTGATTTGCTGGGTGAATTCAGCCATTACGAAAGCAGTTTTGGTTCCCTTAAAAAAACCGCCGACCGGGGCCTCGGATACTATGCCGGAGGATTCGGTCGTTATCGGGGAGCCAAGATCATGGAAAGGGTGGCCGGGGTCAAAGGGGTAATCTCGGTCACCTCCATGTACGAAAATACCGGGATAAGTCTCGGCATCCTCAAGGATCGTCTGGATGACAAGCCCTATGCCCCGATTTTGTCCCTAACCTTTGACGGCAACCGGAATGAGAATAACAGGCTCAAGGTGGATTCCTTTCTATACAATCTTTAA
- a CDS encoding MarR family transcriptional regulator, protein MDNNEEAIRYMTGRLIRIINKHSRIEEQPIVLGDGLELTPREIRCLHAIGLNEGANLKSIASVLGVTKSAVSQMVGKLEKRGVARKEHAPDNRKELLARLTDKGWEAFNIHQEFHERHMANLKKRLDEFTDPQLATASAVLAVVETVVDDRLAEMFGKI, encoded by the coding sequence ATGGACAATAATGAAGAAGCGATCCGTTACATGACTGGCAGACTGATCCGTATAATCAATAAGCATAGCAGGATTGAGGAGCAACCCATAGTCCTTGGCGATGGGCTTGAGCTTACGCCGCGGGAAATCCGCTGTCTGCATGCCATTGGCCTCAATGAGGGGGCTAACTTGAAGAGCATAGCTTCCGTGCTTGGGGTAACCAAGAGCGCGGTTTCGCAGATGGTCGGAAAATTGGAAAAACGTGGGGTTGCCCGTAAAGAACATGCCCCGGATAACCGCAAGGAGCTTCTGGCAAGGCTTACAGATAAAGGTTGGGAGGCATTCAATATTCATCAGGAATTTCATGAGCGACATATGGCTAACCTGAAGAAACGTTTGGATGAATTTACCGATCCGCAGCTTGCAACAGCCTCGGCTGTCCTTGCGGTGGTGGAGACCGTGGTTGATGATCGGCTGGCTGAAATGTTCGGGAAGATTTAG
- a CDS encoding outer membrane lipoprotein-sorting protein: MKSKILSLIATMALISLLSAPAWAETEDVETIVNKANHMALYQGETCKGKVHLEITDSQGRTRERDLNILRKDAGDGDSRQLYMSYFKSPADVRKMVFLVHKTVEPGKDDSRWLYMPSLDMVKRIAAGDKRTSFAGSDFLYEDISGRSLHEDMHELLGTENGCYMLKNTPINPGDVEFSHYVAYVDMKTYLPIKMEYFKSSDKPYRTMEVIKVDEIASDKSGEVYPTVTVSKVKNLETGSETVMTFSGVTYDLPVKESIFGERYLRRPPRELMR, from the coding sequence ATGAAATCAAAAATACTCTCTCTCATAGCAACAATGGCACTGATTTCGTTATTGAGTGCACCCGCATGGGCAGAAACTGAGGACGTTGAAACCATAGTAAACAAGGCCAACCACATGGCCCTTTATCAGGGTGAAACCTGCAAGGGCAAAGTACACCTTGAAATCACCGATAGTCAGGGCCGTACCAGAGAGCGGGACTTGAACATCCTGCGTAAAGACGCGGGCGATGGTGATTCCAGACAGCTTTACATGTCCTACTTTAAATCCCCGGCGGATGTGCGCAAAATGGTTTTTCTGGTCCACAAAACAGTTGAACCGGGCAAGGACGATTCTCGCTGGCTGTACATGCCCAGCCTCGATATGGTTAAGCGGATCGCTGCCGGTGATAAAAGAACCAGTTTTGCGGGTTCCGATTTCCTTTACGAAGATATCTCCGGGCGCAGCCTGCATGAAGACATGCATGAATTGCTCGGGACTGAGAACGGCTGCTACATGCTCAAGAATACCCCTATAAATCCCGGTGATGTGGAATTTTCCCACTATGTCGCTTATGTGGATATGAAAACCTATTTGCCCATAAAAATGGAATACTTTAAAAGTTCAGACAAACCTTACCGGACTATGGAAGTGATTAAGGTAGATGAGATCGCATCAGATAAGAGCGGTGAAGTCTATCCCACGGTGACAGTTTCAAAGGTGAAAAACCTTGAAACCGGAAGTGAAACCGTGATGACCTTTTCCGGCGTGACTTATGACCTCCCGGTTAAAGAGTCCATCTTCGGCGAAAGGTATCTGCGTCGTCCGCCGAGGGAATTGATGCGATGA
- a CDS encoding RND transporter, giving the protein MNKIKQMLISFATKRSWMTIVLLLLLAVFCGSFFPKVVIDTDPEHMLPADEPSRVFHNEAKEKFALSEIVVLGILNEQNPHGVFNPDTLKRVHELAEFARTLRWENPDDPSRMDGVIEVDMIAPSMVEHISQDGPGVISFDWLMSRPPSTQAQADVVKEKVFSNPMLVGQMASEDGKAICIYLPLTDKYQSYRVYIALQEKIKELGGDDEFHITGLPVAQDAIGIEMFTEMSLASPLAMGTIFLLLYFFFRKLSLTFLPMIIATLSVVMTMGTMIGCGFEVHIMSSMIPVFLMSIAVVDSIHILSEFFDLYTPEKGRKQTIIEVLNILFMPMLYTSLTSAAGFISLALTPIPPVQIFGVFVGLGIMVAWLLTIMFVPAYILVLPARIFSNFGLNKHGSGKTTLLSRILEKTGGVSYRYAKPLLGLFLVLLVVSAWGISKIRINDNPVKWFATSHPIRLADTALNKHFAGTYPAYLILESEENEINFSESDKRKLADKFVAFTETLSTEFPDARAKGVSFMAELMDKPDSAADVSFLDRAVSFAGLKAEKSTGDDFYLYDEFSSFFGLEKELLKPFKQPAMLSYLAGLQKEIEEAGLVGKSTAPSDLVSKIHQELTDGEDASYRVPGKMQTVGECYMQFQQSHRPHDLWHYVTPDYNGACVVFQLTSGDNMVMEAVETFVSDYLRSNPPPCDITHNWAGLTYINVAWQSQMVEGMLRSFIGSFAIVLLMAVFLFRSFKWGVLCMVPLTITIAFIYGFIGLIGKDYDMPVAVLGVLTLGMSVDFAIHFVERSRKIYSKTGSWEETLPRMYGAPARAISRNVLVIAIGFLPMLISALIPYRTTSLLLSSIMMISGIMTLVAMPAIITMASKWFFAGAKLEIPAQSTPEATVTVKVNQ; this is encoded by the coding sequence ATGAATAAAATAAAACAAATGCTGATTTCATTCGCCACAAAAAGGAGCTGGATGACCATTGTCCTGCTCCTGTTGCTGGCGGTTTTTTGCGGCTCCTTCTTCCCGAAGGTAGTCATCGATACTGACCCTGAGCATATGCTCCCGGCAGACGAACCTTCCCGGGTTTTCCATAATGAGGCTAAGGAAAAATTTGCTCTTTCTGAAATTGTTGTGCTCGGTATTCTTAATGAGCAGAACCCGCACGGGGTTTTTAATCCTGATACCTTAAAGCGTGTCCATGAGCTGGCAGAATTTGCCCGGACCCTGCGCTGGGAAAATCCTGATGACCCCTCAAGAATGGATGGGGTTATTGAAGTTGATATGATTGCTCCGTCCATGGTGGAGCATATCAGTCAGGATGGACCGGGAGTCATTTCATTTGACTGGCTCATGTCCCGGCCCCCGTCCACTCAGGCGCAAGCTGACGTTGTGAAGGAAAAGGTTTTCTCTAATCCTATGCTGGTGGGGCAGATGGCTTCCGAAGACGGCAAGGCTATCTGCATCTACCTGCCCCTGACCGATAAGTACCAGAGCTACCGCGTCTACATCGCCTTGCAGGAAAAAATAAAGGAACTGGGCGGTGATGATGAATTCCACATTACCGGGCTGCCCGTGGCACAGGATGCCATTGGCATTGAAATGTTTACTGAAATGAGCCTTGCCTCGCCGCTGGCCATGGGTACCATTTTTCTGCTCCTGTATTTCTTCTTCCGTAAACTCTCACTGACCTTCCTGCCCATGATTATTGCCACTCTTTCCGTGGTCATGACCATGGGAACCATGATCGGCTGCGGATTTGAAGTGCACATCATGAGTTCCATGATTCCGGTATTTCTAATGTCCATTGCAGTGGTGGATTCGATACATATTCTATCGGAATTCTTTGACCTTTATACGCCGGAGAAGGGTAGGAAGCAGACCATTATCGAGGTTCTGAACATTCTGTTCATGCCTATGCTCTATACTTCCCTTACTTCTGCGGCGGGCTTTATTTCTCTTGCCCTCACTCCTATTCCCCCGGTCCAGATATTCGGCGTGTTCGTGGGGCTGGGTATTATGGTCGCATGGTTGCTGACCATTATGTTCGTACCCGCTTATATATTGGTCCTTCCGGCCCGGATTTTCAGCAACTTCGGGTTGAATAAACACGGCAGCGGCAAAACCACCCTGCTGTCCCGCATTCTGGAAAAAACCGGGGGAGTTTCCTACCGCTACGCCAAGCCGCTGCTGGGTCTGTTTCTGGTCCTGCTGGTTGTTTCCGCATGGGGAATCAGCAAAATCAGAATCAACGATAACCCGGTTAAATGGTTTGCGACCAGCCACCCTATCCGTTTGGCTGACACCGCTTTGAACAAGCATTTTGCCGGAACCTATCCTGCTTATCTGATTCTGGAGAGTGAGGAAAACGAGATCAATTTCTCTGAATCCGATAAACGCAAGCTGGCTGATAAGTTCGTTGCCTTTACCGAAACCCTCAGCACCGAATTCCCTGATGCACGGGCGAAAGGTGTGAGCTTCATGGCCGAGTTGATGGATAAACCAGATTCGGCAGCGGATGTTTCGTTCCTTGACCGGGCTGTATCTTTTGCCGGACTCAAGGCGGAAAAGTCCACAGGTGATGACTTCTATCTGTATGATGAATTCAGCAGCTTTTTCGGCCTTGAAAAGGAACTTCTGAAACCTTTTAAACAGCCTGCAATGCTCAGTTACCTTGCCGGATTGCAAAAGGAAATTGAGGAGGCCGGACTGGTAGGCAAGAGCACCGCCCCGTCTGATCTGGTCAGCAAAATACATCAGGAACTGACTGACGGTGAAGATGCAAGTTACCGCGTGCCTGGGAAAATGCAGACTGTGGGTGAGTGCTACATGCAGTTTCAGCAGAGCCATCGTCCGCACGATCTCTGGCATTACGTGACCCCGGACTACAACGGAGCCTGCGTGGTTTTCCAGCTTACCAGCGGTGACAACATGGTCATGGAAGCGGTGGAGACCTTTGTCAGCGACTACTTAAGAAGCAATCCCCCGCCCTGCGACATCACCCATAACTGGGCTGGCCTGACCTACATTAACGTTGCTTGGCAGAGCCAGATGGTGGAAGGCATGCTGCGCTCATTTATCGGTAGCTTTGCCATTGTCCTGCTCATGGCTGTGTTCCTGTTCCGTTCATTCAAATGGGGCGTGTTGTGCATGGTTCCGTTAACCATCACCATTGCTTTTATTTACGGCTTCATCGGTCTGATCGGTAAGGATTACGATATGCCTGTAGCGGTTCTCGGCGTACTCACGCTGGGAATGTCGGTGGACTTTGCTATCCATTTTGTAGAGCGCAGCCGGAAAATCTACTCTAAGACCGGATCATGGGAGGAAACCCTGCCCCGTATGTACGGTGCCCCGGCAAGGGCCATCAGCCGCAACGTGCTGGTCATCGCCATCGGGTTCCTGCCCATGCTTATCTCGGCTTTGATTCCGTACCGCACCACCAGTTTGCTGCTTTCTTCCATTATGATGATCTCCGGCATCATGACTTTGGTAGCCATGCCCGCGATTATCACCATGGCCTCCAAGTGGTTCTTTGCCGGAGCCAAGCTGGAAATCCCGGCTCAGTCCACACCGGAAGCGACCGTAACAGTGAAGGTTAATCAATAA
- a CDS encoding MFS transporter, giving the protein MSISNNKRPHKTSKLFKLSLLASMYLCQAIPLGYVFGSLPVILREQGVNLKAVGAVFALHLPWALKFLCASWVDRKYIPALGRRRSWIFPLQWIGAAVLVCVSYFPPSTDFGIMYGLLLLLSCVMATNDIAVDGYATDILTEEERPWGNSIQSAARFAGLMLGGGVMLFMNSTFGWQTLCLFLAAAVFSFSLPVLFHREIDPLITAPADKETSGEGVWAFLKKREVIRVLPILIAPTAFAFTSVQMRTPLLVDMGFDSRSVGIILMHYAYPAGLIGTFLSGWFLHRVGGRTFLRVFCSTVILLAAYTVFVARCGVIPYWQAALLLSIDNILIGAVMVWSFTLMMKVSAGKNAGTGFAVLSSLFIIVPMAGSPVFGHVGDLLGMEGLYILLGVLCFAGFLVAELAGRHEGRAGAPRMVEFPG; this is encoded by the coding sequence ATGAGTATTTCAAACAATAAAAGACCGCACAAGACTTCAAAATTATTCAAGCTTTCACTGCTGGCATCCATGTATTTGTGTCAGGCCATACCGCTTGGTTATGTCTTTGGAAGTCTGCCGGTCATCCTGCGTGAGCAGGGCGTAAATCTTAAGGCCGTCGGGGCCGTCTTCGCACTCCATTTGCCGTGGGCTTTAAAGTTTCTCTGCGCTTCATGGGTGGACCGTAAATATATACCTGCCCTTGGCAGACGCAGGTCGTGGATATTTCCCTTGCAATGGATCGGAGCGGCGGTGTTGGTCTGCGTTTCATATTTTCCGCCCTCCACAGATTTCGGCATTATGTACGGGCTGCTCCTTCTTTTGAGCTGCGTCATGGCCACCAATGACATTGCCGTGGATGGTTATGCTACTGATATTCTGACCGAAGAGGAGCGTCCGTGGGGCAACTCCATTCAGTCAGCTGCCCGTTTTGCAGGACTCATGCTCGGAGGCGGGGTCATGCTGTTTATGAACTCAACTTTCGGCTGGCAGACCCTCTGCCTGTTTCTTGCCGCTGCTGTATTCTCCTTCAGTCTTCCGGTTCTCTTTCACCGCGAGATTGATCCCCTCATAACAGCACCGGCGGACAAGGAAACCAGTGGGGAAGGGGTGTGGGCTTTTTTGAAAAAGCGTGAAGTTATCAGAGTCCTCCCAATTCTGATCGCTCCCACGGCATTTGCCTTTACTTCTGTGCAGATGCGCACCCCGCTGCTGGTTGATATGGGATTTGATTCCCGAAGCGTGGGTATTATTCTTATGCATTATGCCTATCCTGCGGGACTTATCGGAACTTTTCTCAGTGGATGGTTTTTGCACCGTGTAGGCGGGCGTACTTTCCTGCGGGTTTTCTGCTCCACAGTGATTTTGCTGGCTGCATACACCGTATTTGTGGCCCGCTGCGGGGTAATTCCTTACTGGCAGGCGGCTCTGCTGCTGAGCATTGATAATATTCTTATCGGGGCGGTCATGGTCTGGAGTTTTACCCTGATGATGAAGGTGAGTGCCGGAAAAAATGCCGGGACCGGGTTTGCTGTTTTGAGCAGTTTGTTCATCATCGTACCCATGGCCGGGTCTCCTGTTTTCGGTCATGTCGGGGACCTGCTCGGCATGGAAGGGCTTTATATTCTTCTCGGGGTACTCTGCTTTGCCGGGTTTCTGGTGGCAGAACTGGCCGGACGCCACGAAGGTAGGGCTGGAGCACCCCGTATGGTTGAATTTCCGGGTTAG